A window from Mangifera indica cultivar Alphonso chromosome 2, CATAS_Mindica_2.1, whole genome shotgun sequence encodes these proteins:
- the LOC123208454 gene encoding probable LRR receptor-like serine/threonine-protein kinase At3g47570: MATLSMTAKNLTTDQSALLQFKAHITSDPYSVLAYNWSISNPICSWVGISCGARHERVRALNLSFMDLGGTVSPHLGNLSFLVNLDLSYNNFHGHLPNELGQLRRLRVFSVGNNRISGGIPGFIGLLSRLQILKLEYNNFTGTIPDVLFNVTTLEVLWAIDNNIQGSISPEIAKLTRLRVFYMAINFLSGSIPWSSIFNSSSLQGFSLTYNFMSGSVPDGLCNRLPKLEWLTLSYNGLSGQLPRSLGNCSEANGYSLSYNKFTGLIPQNIGNLSKIMWLLLNDNNLEGGIPQGIGKLKNLQHLALGHNNLDVGLFPSSILNISSLESIFLESSGLFGNLPADICKYIPTLEQINLDGNAISGNIPKNIKNCTSLTALSLRFNSLTGEIVEEIGHLQNLQILILDSNSLSGVIPASIFNISSMVNISLTGNKLSGYLPSTIGNGVPNLMGLAVGNNKLTGTIPTSITNASKLAVLDLAVNSFSGPVPNTLGNLKFLERLNLKTNNFTTESPSAEWSFLSSLTKCRKLKSLFLDLNPLYGVIPLSIGNLSETLEIFVASNCKIKGSIPTEVGNLHSLIRLDLSENDLSGFIPTSMGNLQNLQGLWLNKNNFLGFIPYELCQLHMLNKLLLNDNMLFGAIPTCLANLTSLRDLQLGSNKFNSSIPPSLWTLQYILQVNLSSNSLSGLLSPSIQSLKVLRDLDLSKNLLSGNIPTTVGGLQALETLSLEDNRFEGVIPNTFGALISLVSLDLSNNSLSGEIPKSLEALTYLKNFNVSVNNLQGEIPSKGPFKTFSARSFLLNHALCGLPRQGVPLCNVDTINQSKILVMKYILPSVLPILLVVIVTFVFIRYHYKRKHSPVDQVDSLPLATWRRTSYLEIQRATDDFSECNLLGFGSFGSVFKGILSDGTIVAIKVFNLQVERVLKSFDSECEVLRNIRHRNLIKIVSSCCNTDFKALILEFMPNGSLEKWLYSHNYFLDMLQRLNIMIDVASALEYLHHDYSTPVIHCDLKPQNILLDEDMVAHVGDFGIAKLLDEGDSKTQTLTLATMGYMAPEYGSTGIVSTRGDVYSFGILLMEAFTRKKPTDEMFAREISLKSSVEASLPDAVTEVVDANLLRDENGFGAKVNCMLSIMNLALNCSMESPEQRINMKDALAKLKKIKLQFQQDI, from the exons ATGGCTACCTTGTCTATGACAGCCAAAAATTTAACAACCGATCAATCTGCCCTTCTTCAATTCAAAGCACATATCACTTCCGATCCTTACAGTGTACTGGCGTATAACTGGTCCATTTCTAATCCAATTTGCAGCTGGGTTGGTATTTCTTGTGGTGCTCGCCATGAAAGAGTCAGAGCCTTGAACCTTTCATTCATGGATCTCGGTGGTACCGTCTCTCCACACCTGGGCAATCTCTCATTCCTAGTGAATCTCGATCTTAGTTACAACAATTTCCATGGCCATCTGCCAAATGAACTGGGACAATTACGCCGATTGAGAGTCTTTTCTGTCGGTAATAATAGAATAAGTGGAGGTATTCCGGGATTTATCGGTCTCTTATCCAGACTCCAAATCCTGAAACtcgaatataataatttcacaGGTACCATCCCGGATGTTCTCTTCAATGTAACTACGCTAGAGGTCTTGTGGGCAATCGACAATAATATTCAAGGAAGCATTTCACCAGAGATTGCAAAGCTCACCAGGCTGAGAGTTTTCTATATGGCAATTAACTTCCTCTCGGGCTCCATACCTTGGAGTAGCATCTTCAACAGTTCCTCGCTACAAGGGTTTAGTTTAACCTACAATTTTATGTCTGGCAGTGTGCCGGATGGTCTCTGTAATCGTCTTCCAAAACTTGAATGGCTAACTCTATCTTATAATGGACTTTCTGGCCAGCTTCCAAGAAGTTTAGGCAACTGCAGCGAGGCTAATGGTTATTCATTGTCGTACAATAAATTCACAGGGCTCATACCACAAAATATTGGAAATTTGAGTAAGATTATGTGGTTGCTTCTTAATGATAACAACTTAGAAG GTGGCATTCCACAAGGGATTGGCAAGCTGAAGAATCTACAACATTTAGCTCTTGGTCACAATAATTTAGATG TTGGTCTCTTCCCGTCAAGCATCTTAAACATATCTTCTCTGGAGTCTATTTTCCTTGAAAGCAGTGGCCTATTCGGCAATCTCCCAGCGGATATCTGCAAATACATTCCAACACTTGAACAGATTAATCTTGATGGCAATGCGATAAGCGGCAATATTCCTAAGAATATCAAGAACTGTACTTCTCTTACAGCGTTATCTCTCAGGTTTAACAGCTTAACAG GTGAAATTGTAGAGGAGATAGGCCATTTGCAAAATCTTCAGATCCTAATTCTAGATTCCAATAGCTTAAGTGGTGTAATTCCAGCCTCAATCTTCAATATTTCAAGCATGgtaaatattagtttaactGGCAATAAACTTTCAGGCTATCTACCATCAACCATTGGCAATGGGGTTCCCAACTTGATGGGTCTTGCCGTAGGGAATAATAAACTTACTGGAACAATCCCCACCTCCATTACCAATGCTTCCAAGCTTGCTGTGCTAGATCTGGCCGTCAACTCATTTTCTGGGCCTGTTCCAAATACATTAGGCAACTTGAAATTCCTTGAACGGCTTAACCTTAAGACCAATAACTTCACCACAGAATCTCCCTCTGCAGAATGGAGCTTTCTGTCTTCTTTGACAAAGTGCAGGAAACTGAAGAGTCTATTCTTGGATCTTAATCCACTGTATGGAGTCATACCACTTTCAATTGGCAATTTATCTGAAActcttgaaatttttgttgcaaGTAATTGCAAGATCAAGGGCAGCATTCCTACAGAGGTGGGTAACTTGCATAGCTTGATAAGGTTAGATCTTTCGGAAAATGATTTGAGTGGATTTATTCCAACATCGATGGGAAATTTGCAGAATCTCCAAGGTCTGtggctaaataaaaataattttttgggaTTCATTCCTTACGAGCTTTGCCAATTACACATGTTAAATAAACTGCTGTTGAATGATAATATGCTCTTTGGGGCAATACCAACATGTTTGGCGAATTTGACTTCTCTGAGAGATCTGCAGTTAGGCTCCAACAAATTTAACTCTAGCATTCCCCCATCATTATGGACTCTTCAGTATATATTGCAGGTAAACTTGTCATCGAATTCATTGAGTGGCCTTTTATCTCCAAGTATACAGAGTTTGAAGGTCTTGAGAGATCTAGATTTGTCAAAAAATCTCTTGTCAGGAAACATTCCCACTACTGTTGGGGGCCTTCAAGCTCTTGAAACTCTATCTTTGGAAGACAATAGATTTGAAGGTGTCATCCCCAACACATTTGGGGCATTGATAAGCTTGGTATCCTTGGATCTTTCAAACAACAGTCTTTCCGGTGAAATTCCCAAATCATTGGAGGCGCTCACCTATCTCAAAAACTTCAATGTCTCTGTAAATAATTTACAAGGGGAAATTCCAAGCAAAGGTCCTTTCAAAACATTTTCTGCTCGATCCTTTTTATTAAATCATGCATTGTGCGGTTTGCCAAGGCAAGGGGTTCCTCTTTGCAATGTTGACACCATTAACCAATCAAAAATACTAGTAATGAAATACATTTTGCCTTCAGTCCTACCAATTTTATTGGTAGTGATTGTAACTTTTGTCTTCATAAGGTAtcattataaaagaaaacattctCCAGTTGATCAAGTTGATTCGTTACCTTTAGCAACATGGAGAAGAACATCATATCTAGAAATTCAACGAGCCACCGATGATTTTAGTGAGTGTAACCTGCTTGGTTTTGGCAGCTTCGGTTCAGTATTCAAAGGGATACTTTCAGATGGAACTATAGTTGCAATAAAGGTCTTTAATTTGCAAGTAGAAAGAGTACTTAAAAGCTTTGATTCTGAATGTGAAGTATTGCGCAACATTCGTCATCGAAATCTCATAAAAATCGTGAGCAGTTGTTGTAATACCGATTTTAAGGCCTTGATACTTGAATTCATGCCCAATGGTAGTCTTGAGAAGTGGTTGTATTCTCACAACTATTTTCTGGATATGCTACAAAGGTTGAACATAATGATAGATGTTGCATCGGCTCTTGAATATCTCCATCATGATTATTCAACACCAGTCATCCATTGTGATTTGAAGCCTCAGAACATCTTATTGGATGAAGATATGGTTGCCCATGTGGGTGATTTTGGCATTGCCAAGCTCTTAGACGAAGGAGATTCGAAGACACAAACCCTTACACTAGCGACTATGGGGTATATGGCACCAG AGTATGGATCAACGGGGATTGTGTCCACAAGAGGAGATGTCTACAGTTTTGGGATTTTGTTGATGGAAGCTTTCACAAGAAAGAAGCCCACAGATGAGATGTTTGCTAGAGAAATAAGTTTAAAGAGCTCGGTGGAGGCATCATTGCCTGATGCAGTAACAGAAGTTGTGGATGCTAATCTATTAAGAGATGAGAATGGTTTTGGTGCCAAAGTGAATTGCATGTTAAGCATCATGAATTTGGCTTTGAATTGTTCCATGGAGTCACCCGAACAGAGGATCAATATGAAAGATGCCTTGGCAAAACTCAAAAAGATCAAATTGCAATTTCAGCAAGATATTTGA